GCGCGGTTGAATAGAGGTACTCGTAGAGTTCGTCCGCTGTGTCTTCTTCCAGTTCCGTGAGGAGTCGAGCATAGTCAGACTCTTTGTCGTCGCTCCAGATCTCAAGCTCGATTACTGCCATAGAAGGAGAGTAACTCGCGATTCACTAATAGTTTACTGTATATGGTAACTAAGCTCTCGAAACTCTATATGGTAATGGGCCCCTCGACAAAACTAAGTGGGGGTGACTTTACAGTGAGAGATAGATGCCGGATCTCTCAGATTTCACTGATGAGGGCACCGACGATACAACAGATATGATTGAGGACTACCTGACTGGCAAAGAAATTGCGGACGAACCAGAGAACAAACTCCGAAATCGATTCATTCAGCACCTCATTGAAGAACGCGGCTTCGATGAGGACACGCTGAAGACGGTTCCAGAGTGGCGGGTTCCCCCTCGGCCGTCCGGTTCAAGGAACAGTAGTGCGGCGAAACGCCCCGATTTCGTCTATTTCGACGGCCCGAATCACAATGAGAGTCCGGACCGAATCCACACCGTCGGCGAAACGAAAACCCGAGTTACCGAGGGTGATTCGGCTCACGAGGCGGCGGAGAGCCAGGTGAAGTGGTACCTGACGAACGAATCTCAGGCGGAGTATGGAATCGCCGTCAGCGACATGGAAGACCCGTTTAAGGTCACTGTCTTCGCTGATACCAAGGACCAAGCGGGAAAGAAGAACGTCACTCAGGTCGACTTCGATCCACCGCTGCCGGGCGAAGAACTCGACGTAGATGCGAGCACCACCATCGGGGATCTGGAGCCGTTTGAGGAGAACCCAAAAGAACTCACATCGGACATCCGGGACTACGTCCACTCGCATGACGGGAGTGCCACCGACGACCTGACGATGGCAAAGCAATGGGCGTACATGATCCTCACCAAGCTGAAGGACGAGGAGAAGCCCCCGTCCGAACGGCCCGCCCTTCACATCCGCGAAGGCGATGACCCCGAATCTGTCGCTAAGCGCGTGGATCAGCTGTTCAAACGGGAAGTCCTAGACAGCCACCCAGCGGTCTTCGGGACTGCCCCCGACAAGGATACCTGGGAAATCCAGTTCGACGATGAGACCAAGCGGTACATCGTCAGTAAGCTCCAGGATTACTCGCTCCAGAAGACTGACGCGCTGCTAATGCGGGAGGCATTCGAGGTCTTCATTACGGACGCTGTCAAGGGCGACGAGGGGCAATTCTACACCCGTCGGAACCTCTGCGAGGGAATGGCCCGAGCGACCTCACCCAGCCCGGATGACAACATCGGTGATCTCGCTGCGGGGACTGGGGGACTCATCGGTGCAGGCATCGAGGAGGTCTCAAAGAAGATCGAAAAACGGCTCATCGAACGTGGACAGGAAGACCGTTACGCACTGGAACTGCGACAGTTCATCCAGAGTCACGTCTTCGGCGTCGACAAGGCACACTTCGCCGTCGACCTGATGGAAGCCGAGCTGGAAGCGATGGCGGAGACAGCCCCGAACGTCTACCGGAACGACAGTCTCAGCTACCACCGCTGGGACGAACAGCCACTCCCGAAGGGACGATTCGACATTTTGTTCGCGAATTTTCCATACGGGAGTGGTCTGACGAAAAGTGATACAACTGATCTGCGGGAATACGAGCTTGGTTACAAGTGGGAAAGCACCGATGGTGACAACGGTCCACGCGAGCTGACCGACGTGACGGGTATCGGCCCCTCGACTGCTGAGGACCTCCGAGACGCCGGGTATGAAGACATCGGAGACGTGTATGAGGCGGACGTCCAAGAGCTCGGTGAGATCCAGGGAATCGGCTCGGTGACGGCCGAAAAGATTCTCAATGACATCTCCGAGGAAGACGTAGAGGAGCTCCGTGGCGAAGCTGACGATGAGAAACAGGAGCCGTTCGTCCAGACGAGCCAGATCCGCGACGAGCAAGAAATTAGCATTCTCTTCATGGAGCTATACCACGAGATGCTGAACGAAGGCGGACGGGCGGCCATCGTCTTCCCAGAGACACACCTGGTGACGGACGACTACGTCGCCTACTGGCTTCGTCGCAATTTCCGTGTCCATGGTGTCTGGGATCTGCCGGACCAGATGTTCCAGCCACACACGCACGCGAAGATGGTCGTGCTGTTCTTGGAGAAGCCGCCCGCCGACGTGAATCCCCGCGAGGAAGACTACCCGATCTTCATGGGGACGATTGAGCAGGTCGGCCACAACCAGCGCGGTAACTCGCTGTTCAAGCGAGACGAGAACGGTGATATCGTCCGTGACGAGAATGGACACCGGGTTCGGAAGGATCACATCCCGGACATGGCTGAGGTGACTCTCGACTGGTTCAGCAAGGCCAAAGATTTCGTCGAGGACGCTGAGGCCGATCGGTCTTACTTTGAGGATCCCGAGGCGGAACCGGATCTGGAAGGCACCGACCTAGACGAAGAACAGGTAACGACTATCTGGAACAGCGAAGTCGAGGACGACACCCTCATTCCCCGTGCCTACCAGCGTCAGCCCATCGAGCGGGCTCGGAAGTGGGCCGAGGAGCATGACTGCGAACTCGTCCAGCTGAGCGAGCTAATGGAAGAGGGCGTCGTCGAGGCTTTCACCGGGCATGGCGGGGTCAAAAAAGAGTGGTATAGCTCCGACAACGAGATCCCGTACATCAACACGAGTCGGGTCAGCAAGTTCGAGGTCGCCACTGTCGGAAACCACGTCAAACGTGTGCCTCAGGAAGTTTATGATAGCAAGAAAGAGAAACTCAAGATCCAACCCGGAGATATCTTCATCGTCAAGCGCGGAGAGAACTACATCGGCAACGTCGGGATCGTCCACCCGGCACACATCCCGTTGCTGTCAGCCGCTGAGAACGATATCCTCCGCGTGAACGAGGACAACGAGTATAATCTGACCCCTGCAGTGCTTCTATATCTACTCTCTCAAGATATTGTGACCGACCAACTCCAGTCCAAGCACGAATACGAGACCATCATCTGGAATGTGAGCGACCGCTACCAGGAAGTCTATCTGCCGATTCCGCAGGACGAAGAGTTCCGCAAGGAACTAGATGAAGCCGTCCAGAAGCGGGCTGAAGGCTTTGGGACGCTTGTCGAGTCCATAGATTCAAAAATGGAGCGTGTCGGGCAGGAGTCTGAGGAGAACACCGTAGAAGAGCAGGTGGTTCAATCCGAGGATTAAGGGTGTCCTCGATTCCAGAAAAATACTCACGTCAGATTTAAATTTAAAAATAACAACTATATCTCTTCAACATTTTCGACACTCTTGATTTGGCTCTGGTGAATCGCGAGACAGCGCCGACTTGGTCCGTTACAACTAGGGAGTTGAAGCGGGAAACGGCGGATGCTTTATGTCCAAAATTTCGGTTGTGTTGGGACAGGACCCACTATTTGTCGACCTCAACCGGGACAAGATCGTGGTGACGGAATGTGAGTGTGAGAGTCTCATCTGTTTCCAGAACTCTGAGAGAGTATGAATACGCATCAAGCTCTCGTCCAGTATCTGAATCGAGATCGTCAGTATGGATATCTGTAACTTCACACCTGGTGTTATGATACCGCTCATCTGGGTCGTCAGGCCCAAGATATATTTGAACCCTCTCTCCTTGCGAATATGGTCTTGTGGCCGGTTGTGGGATATCGCTCATTGGCTTGAGATGATGTTCACAGTGGTGTCTGTACGATGACTATCCGCCATATCAATAGTGACTGACTTGGTATCGAACCAAGTTTCGAGGTCTAACAGCGGTTGCTGGTTACTTATCGTGATCACGCTCCGGCACTTCGTCTTCGTTGATCTCATAGATTCCATGGCCCAGTGGTTTGACAATATTGTCCTGTTTCAGACGCCCAAGTCGCTCTCGGACGTACTGCGAAGAGTAGTCCGCTTCTTCAGCGATAAGTGGTGCATTTGCACGTCCTTCGCGAAGCACGTCGAGGATCGCCCAATCAGCGTCGCGCATATCGTCTGCGTCCATAGATTTGGTTGCTATACTCATTGGTGTATGATAAGTTGGTGGCAATGGCCAAAAACCTACTGGTGATAACCTACAACCAATAGGTTTAATAGATTAGCTAATAGAGTAGTAACTGTGAGGCGCAGGGTGGCCGGGAGAACCGATTCTCGGCCGGGTGCTGGAACACCCGACCTGTGTCCCAAGGTAAGGACAATGAGCATTCAACCACGAACCCAAAAGACGGTTTCGGAAGCACAGACTACCGACCCACGCGCTGACTACATCTCCGTCGGTATCGACACGGAAGGCGCACACCACGTCTACCGGACGACCGACGAGTCCGTTCACGTTATCAAGAACGGCGAGCGCACCGTCCGCTACGACCTCGAGGTCGTCGAGAAGACGATCGACGACTGGATCGACTACATTGCCGACCGCCGCGGCGGCTTCGAAGTGCAGTACCTGTTCAAGACGATGGCTGACGCGATCGTCGGCGCTGTCGAGGTGGGCGATCAATGACGACCGTCAATGATCACGAAGCTGTCGTAAAGCGTGCCGAACAACTCGAGCGCAAAGGCGCTCTCGAGATGCGCCTGCGAGCGGAGTCCCGCGCCGTCGCCAGCCACGAACTGGGCGACATCGAAGCGACCGACGGCTCGGAGATCATTATCGCCGACGACGATATCCGATCCCACACTCTCGAGACCGAGGACGGAATTCTGCTCATCGATGCCGATGACGATTCACGTATCGCAGCCGACGGCGGTTGCGACCAGTCCACCGAACCGACCGTCGAATTCGTGTTCGAGTACACGACGATCAACGGCCGTCGCCGCCGGGTGATGGTTGTCCCCGATACCGGTGGCGAAGCCTGGCGGATCGAACACGAACGCCGCAATAGCAACTGGAGAGAAACAGGTCGCGAACCGATTACCGAAGTCGATCTTCACGTACAGGGACGGCCCAGCGAGCACGACCCCAGTGAACTCGAGCACCAAAGACAGTCTGCCGTGCCCGATGGCGGCCACATGAACCGTGAGACGTTCCTCACCGAGCAGAGACATTACTGCGATATCTGCGAGTGTCCATTCGACTCGCTCACCACGCTGGCAAGCCATGACTGTCGACTCCAATCCGAGGGTGGCTAGCTGATCCAGTACACCTCCTCGGATCACGTTGACTTATCGAGCGCAGTAGGCCATACTCCGCCACTCGAGACGGAGCCACCAACCCCGGCAGATCGACATCGGTGTTCCTGAACACGAAGACGTCTTCCGGGGAGACGGCCACTTCGCTTCCTCGAGACGACTCTCGAGTCGGTAGTCTACTGCTCTACCAGCGTTCCCGACATCGACCAGCAGCGCGAGTCGAATCGCCCGACAATGCCACTGAATCCAGAACCAAATGAACGCGAACACAGACTGTCCCGGACCTGAT
This genomic window from Natribaculum luteum contains:
- a CDS encoding winged helix-turn-helix transcriptional regulator; protein product: MDADDMRDADWAILDVLREGRANAPLIAEEADYSSQYVRERLGRLKQDNIVKPLGHGIYEINEDEVPERDHDK
- a CDS encoding N-6 DNA methylase: MPDLSDFTDEGTDDTTDMIEDYLTGKEIADEPENKLRNRFIQHLIEERGFDEDTLKTVPEWRVPPRPSGSRNSSAAKRPDFVYFDGPNHNESPDRIHTVGETKTRVTEGDSAHEAAESQVKWYLTNESQAEYGIAVSDMEDPFKVTVFADTKDQAGKKNVTQVDFDPPLPGEELDVDASTTIGDLEPFEENPKELTSDIRDYVHSHDGSATDDLTMAKQWAYMILTKLKDEEKPPSERPALHIREGDDPESVAKRVDQLFKREVLDSHPAVFGTAPDKDTWEIQFDDETKRYIVSKLQDYSLQKTDALLMREAFEVFITDAVKGDEGQFYTRRNLCEGMARATSPSPDDNIGDLAAGTGGLIGAGIEEVSKKIEKRLIERGQEDRYALELRQFIQSHVFGVDKAHFAVDLMEAELEAMAETAPNVYRNDSLSYHRWDEQPLPKGRFDILFANFPYGSGLTKSDTTDLREYELGYKWESTDGDNGPRELTDVTGIGPSTAEDLRDAGYEDIGDVYEADVQELGEIQGIGSVTAEKILNDISEEDVEELRGEADDEKQEPFVQTSQIRDEQEISILFMELYHEMLNEGGRAAIVFPETHLVTDDYVAYWLRRNFRVHGVWDLPDQMFQPHTHAKMVVLFLEKPPADVNPREEDYPIFMGTIEQVGHNQRGNSLFKRDENGDIVRDENGHRVRKDHIPDMAEVTLDWFSKAKDFVEDAEADRSYFEDPEAEPDLEGTDLDEEQVTTIWNSEVEDDTLIPRAYQRQPIERARKWAEEHDCELVQLSELMEEGVVEAFTGHGGVKKEWYSSDNEIPYINTSRVSKFEVATVGNHVKRVPQEVYDSKKEKLKIQPGDIFIVKRGENYIGNVGIVHPAHIPLLSAAENDILRVNEDNEYNLTPAVLLYLLSQDIVTDQLQSKHEYETIIWNVSDRYQEVYLPIPQDEEFRKELDEAVQKRAEGFGTLVESIDSKMERVGQESEENTVEEQVVQSED